In Dictyoglomus sp., one DNA window encodes the following:
- the dxs gene encoding 1-deoxy-D-xylulose-5-phosphate synthase has product MLLEKIREPKDIKKLSLLQLKKLSSEIRKIIIETVERNGGHLASNLGVVELTLAVHYVFNAPEDKIVWDVGHQCYTHKLITGRANRFHTIRKYGGISGFIAPWESVYDTFAVGHAGTSLSSALGLAKARDLKGEKYKIIVIIGDGALTSGMVWEALNQIGFLKTDLIVILNDNEHSISPNVGALAVYLAKLRNHPLFRFFKQTTQNILRSSSFGKFLLDLDLKFERGLKSLLIAKPIFEDLGFKYFGPFDGHDIPLLVSVLNSVKRNFNTPVLIHVVTKKGSGHNEAEAYPPKYHSVSAQSERVSKCLTYTEVFGKTLVDLAKRDDKIVGITAAMPEGTGLIYFAKEFPERFFDVGIAEEHAVTFAAGLAISGFKPVVAIYSTFLQRAFDQIIHDVCLQKLHVVFVLDRAGIVSDDGPTHQGIYDFSYLRIIPNMVIMAPKDEMELKSMLYTAINYKGPIAIRFPKGKGYGVDINKPYEKIEIGKGEILREGKDILFCAIGSMVYPALKTAELLLEKGINPTVVNMRFLKPLDFVLLEDLIKFHSIVVTFEENIITGGLFTAISEWISKNDIFVRLIPFALPEKFLEQGDADFLKEIYNLTPHKISKILEEILLLKVKNL; this is encoded by the coding sequence ATGTTGTTGGAAAAGATAAGAGAACCTAAAGATATTAAAAAATTATCCCTTCTACAACTTAAAAAACTATCTTCAGAAATAAGAAAAATTATTATTGAAACCGTAGAGCGAAATGGTGGGCATTTAGCCTCAAATTTAGGAGTTGTTGAGTTAACCCTCGCAGTTCATTATGTTTTTAATGCTCCCGAAGATAAAATAGTGTGGGATGTTGGACACCAGTGTTATACTCATAAATTAATTACAGGAAGAGCTAATAGATTTCACACAATAAGAAAATACGGAGGAATAAGCGGTTTTATTGCTCCATGGGAAAGTGTTTATGATACTTTTGCTGTTGGGCATGCAGGAACATCTCTATCTTCTGCTCTTGGTTTAGCAAAGGCAAGAGATTTGAAAGGAGAAAAATATAAAATAATTGTTATTATAGGAGATGGGGCTTTAACTTCGGGGATGGTATGGGAGGCATTGAATCAAATTGGTTTTTTAAAGACAGATTTAATTGTAATTTTAAATGACAACGAACACTCTATATCTCCAAATGTAGGTGCTTTGGCAGTTTACTTAGCAAAGTTAAGGAATCATCCTTTATTTAGATTTTTTAAGCAAACAACTCAAAATATTTTACGATCTTCCTCTTTTGGAAAATTCTTATTAGATTTAGATTTGAAATTTGAAAGAGGATTAAAAAGTTTACTAATAGCAAAACCTATTTTTGAGGATTTGGGTTTTAAGTACTTTGGTCCTTTTGATGGACATGATATTCCTCTTCTAGTTTCAGTCTTAAATAGTGTGAAGAGAAATTTTAATACACCTGTATTAATTCATGTAGTAACTAAAAAGGGTAGTGGACACAATGAAGCAGAAGCTTATCCTCCAAAATATCATAGTGTTTCTGCACAATCTGAAAGAGTAAGTAAATGTCTTACATATACTGAAGTATTTGGGAAAACATTAGTAGATTTGGCCAAAAGAGATGATAAAATAGTCGGAATAACTGCAGCTATGCCTGAAGGGACTGGATTGATATATTTTGCAAAAGAATTTCCAGAAAGATTCTTTGATGTAGGTATTGCAGAGGAGCATGCAGTAACCTTTGCTGCTGGTCTTGCTATTTCAGGATTTAAACCTGTTGTTGCGATCTATTCTACTTTTTTACAAAGAGCTTTTGATCAAATAATCCATGATGTTTGTCTACAAAAATTACATGTAGTCTTTGTTTTAGATAGAGCAGGAATTGTAAGTGATGATGGTCCAACTCATCAAGGTATTTATGATTTTTCTTATCTTAGGATAATTCCTAATATGGTTATAATGGCCCCAAAGGATGAAATGGAACTTAAATCTATGCTTTATACTGCTATAAATTATAAGGGCCCTATTGCTATACGCTTTCCTAAAGGTAAGGGATATGGTGTCGATATAAATAAGCCTTATGAAAAAATTGAGATAGGAAAGGGAGAGATTCTAAGAGAAGGTAAAGATATATTATTTTGCGCAATAGGATCTATGGTTTATCCTGCTTTAAAAACTGCAGAACTTCTTTTGGAAAAGGGTATAAATCCCACTGTTGTGAATATGAGATTTTTAAAACCATTAGATTTTGTTTTACTTGAAGATCTTATAAAATTTCATTCTATAGTAGTTACCTTTGAAGAAAATATTATAACAGGAGGCTTATTTACAGCAATTTCTGAGTGGATTAGTAAAAATGATATTTTTGTTAGACTTATTCCCTTTGCTTTACCTGAGAAATTTTTGGAACAAGGAGATGCAGATTTTTTAAAGGAAATTTATAATCTTACACCACATAAGATTTCAAAAATTTTAGAAGAAATATTGCTATTAAAAGTTAAGAACTTATGA
- a CDS encoding TlyA family RNA methyltransferase, translating into MKERIDILLVKKGFFESREKAKRALMAGLVIVNGRLIDKPDMRFPTEVKIEIKKSLPYVSKGGFKLKKALEIFKLNVKDFVVLDIGASTGGFTDCLLKEGAKKVYALDVGKGILHESLRNDPRVVVMEGVNARYIKSEDFQEKFDLITIDVSFISLLKIFPRLPNLLKECGKIIALIKPQFEAGPDKVKRGGIVRDLEVHVEIVKKIVNEVKSLNFFLENLTYFFSKKGKGNIEYPSLFGKENKEIDFEKIIKEAWNLWNLRLYSKE; encoded by the coding sequence ATGAAGGAAAGAATAGATATATTATTAGTAAAAAAAGGATTTTTCGAAAGCAGAGAAAAAGCTAAAAGAGCTTTAATGGCAGGTTTAGTAATAGTTAATGGGAGATTAATAGATAAACCTGATATGAGATTTCCTACAGAGGTAAAAATTGAGATTAAAAAATCTCTCCCCTATGTTAGTAAAGGAGGATTTAAATTAAAAAAAGCATTAGAAATTTTTAAGCTTAATGTAAAAGATTTTGTAGTTTTAGATATTGGCGCAAGCACAGGAGGTTTTACCGATTGTCTTCTTAAAGAAGGAGCAAAAAAAGTCTATGCTTTAGATGTAGGAAAGGGAATACTTCATGAAAGTCTAAGAAATGATCCAAGAGTTGTTGTTATGGAGGGAGTAAATGCAAGATATATAAAAAGTGAGGATTTTCAGGAAAAGTTTGATCTAATAACTATAGATGTATCTTTCATTTCATTATTAAAGATATTTCCAAGGCTTCCTAATCTTTTAAAAGAATGTGGAAAGATAATTGCACTAATTAAACCTCAATTTGAAGCTGGTCCCGATAAAGTAAAAAGAGGGGGTATAGTTAGGGACTTAGAAGTACACGTTGAAATAGTAAAAAAAATTGTCAACGAGGTTAAATCTTTGAATTTTTTTCTAGAAAATCTTACTTACTTTTTTAGTAAAAAAGGGAAGGGAAATATTGAATATCCTTCTCTTTTTGGAAAAGAGAATAAAGAGATAGACTTTGAAAAGATTATAAAGGAGGCATGGAATCTCTGGAACTTAAGACTTTACTCCAAAGAGTAG
- a CDS encoding NAD(+)/NADH kinase: MESLELKTLLQRVGVIYNPRKREAKKLILELQKWGKNNSKEIYFLNKEQFIENIDLVFAIGGDGTVLYALQKVAKHNIPVLGINTGRLGFLTTMEAKDFERKIHILEKGEFFIEKHPVIELNINPKNVSYYVFNEVVLLKAENTPLISFELSFGNDSIITPPADGLIVASASGSTAYALSAGGPVIFPELSVVEILPICAHSLSSRPLILSFDREITFSLPRRKWQVEVWIDGKQVDLIGKNENVIVKKAPFSAELLFLKDWNFFKRLKKKLHWR; encoded by the coding sequence ATGGAATCTCTGGAACTTAAGACTTTACTCCAAAGAGTAGGAGTTATTTATAACCCAAGAAAAAGAGAGGCAAAAAAATTAATTTTAGAATTACAAAAGTGGGGAAAAAATAATTCAAAAGAAATATATTTTCTAAACAAAGAACAGTTTATTGAAAATATAGATCTAGTTTTTGCTATAGGCGGAGATGGTACGGTTCTGTATGCTCTTCAAAAAGTTGCAAAACATAATATTCCTGTTTTAGGAATAAATACAGGAAGATTAGGGTTTTTGACAACTATGGAGGCTAAGGATTTTGAAAGAAAAATTCATATTTTAGAGAAAGGAGAATTTTTTATAGAAAAACATCCTGTAATAGAATTAAATATTAATCCTAAAAATGTGTCATATTATGTATTTAATGAAGTAGTCCTATTAAAAGCGGAGAATACTCCTCTTATATCCTTTGAACTTTCCTTTGGGAATGATAGTATTATAACACCTCCTGCAGATGGTTTAATTGTAGCATCTGCCTCGGGTTCTACTGCTTATGCTCTTTCTGCAGGTGGTCCAGTTATTTTCCCAGAGTTGAGTGTAGTAGAGATTCTTCCAATTTGTGCACACTCTCTTTCTTCTCGTCCTTTGATTCTTTCTTTTGATAGAGAAATTACATTTTCTCTACCACGAAGAAAATGGCAAGTGGAAGTATGGATTGATGGAAAACAAGTGGATTTGATAGGTAAAAATGAAAATGTTATTGTTAAAAAGGCTCCATTTAGTGCAGAATTACTATTTCTAAAGGACTGGAATTTCTTCAAAAGATTAAAGAAAAAGCTCCATTGGAGGTAG
- the recN gene encoding DNA repair protein RecN — protein sequence MLLALHVKDFAIIDEITIDFHEGLNVITGETGAGKSLLIDALSFLLGEKASTDIIRTGSNKAIVEALFLVNPFIESILDEWGIPKEEDKTLLVYREVNKTGRSKCRVNGELVTVGMLERLLSNIMEIHGQYEHQKILRRDTQLELLDLFGGEECLKQKQIVKELFETLRELYSERENIYEKEKERQQRIDLLRFQIEEIDRAKLVKGEEEALLEERKFLQNLEKIKNSLEEAYFLLYETQDPRISALDQISKSLNFLLSLSSLDKNIEHICELLSTSKLYLEEAVDSLIRFRDGLNIESSRLEEVEERLYRISNLKRKYGRTIEEILEYRKKIEEELRELLSSEEKLEEIENEIQILEERIVLEAKKLSEIRREVSKNLEKNIEKELKDLGMENAKFSVRFLEPTGSHFLLVKDMKLSSKGLEEVEFLLSTNPGEDLKPLRNVASGGEISRIMLALRTIINKIDQTPILIFDEIDTGIGGETSYLLAQKLWNISIGKQVFCVTHLPQIAAWADAHFYVEKKIINEQARVKVSMLEEKSRIIELSRMFGGSIVSEVSQQHAKEMLQRANEIKRSLKDKEILESLSINKGENP from the coding sequence ATGCTTTTAGCTTTACATGTGAAGGATTTTGCTATTATAGATGAGATAACCATCGATTTTCATGAGGGTTTAAATGTAATTACTGGAGAAACAGGTGCAGGTAAATCTCTTTTAATAGACGCTTTGTCATTTTTATTGGGAGAGAAGGCGTCTACTGATATTATTAGAACAGGAAGTAATAAAGCTATAGTTGAAGCTCTTTTTTTAGTTAATCCATTTATCGAAAGTATTTTAGATGAATGGGGCATTCCAAAGGAAGAAGATAAAACTCTTTTAGTATATAGAGAAGTCAATAAAACTGGCAGAAGTAAGTGTAGAGTAAATGGGGAGTTAGTTACAGTAGGTATGTTAGAAAGATTACTTTCTAACATAATGGAAATACATGGACAATACGAGCACCAAAAAATTCTTCGCAGAGATACTCAATTGGAGTTATTAGATCTTTTTGGAGGAGAGGAATGTTTGAAGCAAAAACAAATTGTAAAGGAATTATTTGAAACTCTAAGAGAATTATATTCTGAAAGAGAAAATATCTATGAAAAAGAAAAAGAACGTCAACAGAGAATAGATCTTCTTAGATTTCAAATAGAAGAAATAGATAGGGCTAAGTTAGTAAAAGGAGAAGAAGAGGCATTACTTGAAGAGAGGAAATTTCTTCAGAATCTTGAAAAGATAAAAAATAGCTTAGAAGAAGCTTACTTTTTACTTTACGAAACCCAAGATCCTAGAATTTCTGCTTTAGACCAAATAAGTAAGAGTCTTAACTTCTTATTGTCTCTATCTTCCCTGGATAAGAATATTGAGCATATATGTGAATTATTATCTACTTCAAAATTATATTTAGAAGAAGCTGTAGATTCTTTAATCCGTTTTAGAGATGGATTAAATATAGAATCTTCAAGATTGGAAGAAGTTGAAGAAAGATTATATAGAATTTCCAATCTTAAAAGAAAATATGGAAGAACTATAGAGGAAATTCTTGAATATAGGAAAAAAATTGAAGAAGAATTAAGAGAGTTATTAAGCAGTGAAGAAAAACTTGAAGAAATTGAGAATGAGATACAAATATTAGAAGAAAGAATTGTTTTAGAAGCTAAAAAGTTATCGGAAATTAGAAGAGAAGTTTCTAAAAATCTAGAAAAAAATATAGAAAAAGAACTTAAGGATTTAGGAATGGAGAATGCCAAATTCTCTGTAAGATTTTTAGAACCCACAGGTTCTCATTTTCTTTTGGTAAAAGATATGAAATTAAGTAGTAAAGGTTTAGAGGAAGTAGAGTTTTTACTTTCTACAAATCCTGGTGAGGATTTAAAACCTCTTAGAAATGTTGCTTCTGGGGGAGAGATCTCAAGAATTATGTTAGCTTTAAGAACTATTATTAATAAGATTGATCAGACACCTATTTTAATTTTTGATGAAATAGACACTGGAATTGGAGGGGAAACTTCATATCTGTTAGCTCAAAAACTTTGGAATATATCAATAGGTAAACAAGTATTTTGCGTTACTCATTTACCACAGATTGCAGCATGGGCAGATGCACATTTTTATGTAGAAAAGAAAATAATAAATGAACAGGCTCGTGTAAAAGTAAGTATGTTAGAAGAAAAATCAAGAATAATTGAGTTATCAAGAATGTTTGGGGGAAGTATTGTATCTGAAGTTAGTCAACAACACGCAAAGGAGATGTTACAAAGAGCCAATGAGATAAAAAGAAGTTTAAAAGATAAAGAGATACTAGAATCGCTTTCTATTAATAAAGGAGAAAATCCATGA
- a CDS encoding NUDIX hydrolase has protein sequence MIEKILREKLVYKGKIVNIKEVEVELPNGKIGKREIVEHPGAVAILPIDQEGGIFFVKQYRMCTGEILLEIPAGKLNYGEDPYQCAIRELEEEIGYKAKDLKLIHAFFTSPGISNEILYLFEAKDLEKTQINPDEDEFLEIIIIKRENLKKLIKENKIKDAKTLIALYYYLTKEDF, from the coding sequence ATGATAGAGAAAATATTAAGGGAAAAGCTAGTATATAAGGGTAAGATTGTAAATATAAAAGAAGTAGAGGTAGAATTACCAAATGGCAAAATTGGAAAGAGAGAGATTGTAGAGCATCCTGGTGCTGTTGCTATTCTCCCTATAGATCAGGAAGGTGGTATTTTTTTTGTAAAACAATATAGAATGTGCACAGGAGAGATATTATTAGAAATTCCAGCAGGAAAGTTAAATTATGGAGAGGACCCATATCAATGTGCTATAAGAGAGTTAGAGGAAGAAATTGGCTATAAGGCAAAAGATTTGAAATTGATACATGCCTTCTTTACATCGCCTGGTATAAGTAATGAAATTTTATATCTCTTTGAGGCAAAAGATCTTGAAAAAACTCAAATAAATCCTGATGAAGATGAGTTCTTAGAAATTATTATTATAAAAAGAGAAAACTTAAAAAAGTTAATTAAGGAAAATAAAATTAAGGACGCAAAGACACTAATAGCTCTTTATTATTATCTTACAAAGGAGGATTTTTAA
- the ald gene encoding alanine dehydrogenase, whose amino-acid sequence MIIGVPKEIKPEENRVAIVPGGVETLVQRGHKVIIEKGAGIGSGFSDEEYKWAGAKIVQRHEDVFYEAELILKVKEPLPEEYSLLKEGQILFTYLHLAASQELTINLLEKKIIGIAYETVQNEDGFLPLLAPMSEIAGRMAPLEGAKYLEKPYGGRGILLSGVAGVPPATVVILGGGTVGFNAARIALGMGAQVTILDINPRRLRFLDEFFHGRVTTMIADSFNIKMVVRYADLLIGAVLIPGAKAPKIINRDMLRSMKPGAVFIDVAIDQGGCSETSKPTTHSNPIYEEEGIIHYSVSNMPGAVPRTATRALTLNTLPYVLELADKGWKKAIKENSALRLGVNLVKGKITYKAVSEAFNLPYTPLEELLEN is encoded by the coding sequence ATGATCATTGGAGTTCCAAAAGAGATTAAACCTGAAGAAAATCGGGTTGCTATTGTGCCAGGAGGAGTAGAGACCTTAGTTCAAAGGGGACATAAGGTTATTATAGAAAAAGGAGCAGGTATTGGTAGTGGTTTTTCTGATGAAGAGTACAAATGGGCAGGTGCAAAAATTGTACAAAGACATGAAGATGTTTTTTATGAGGCAGAATTGATATTAAAAGTAAAGGAACCATTGCCTGAAGAATATTCATTGTTAAAAGAGGGACAGATCTTATTTACATATCTACATCTTGCTGCTTCTCAAGAGTTAACTATAAATCTTTTAGAAAAGAAAATAATTGGAATAGCTTATGAAACAGTTCAAAACGAGGATGGTTTTCTGCCTTTACTTGCTCCAATGAGCGAAATTGCTGGCAGAATGGCACCTTTAGAAGGAGCAAAATATCTAGAAAAACCCTATGGAGGTAGAGGTATTCTTCTTTCTGGAGTTGCTGGAGTCCCTCCTGCTACTGTAGTGATTCTTGGAGGTGGAACTGTCGGTTTTAATGCTGCAAGGATAGCCCTTGGAATGGGAGCTCAAGTAACAATATTGGATATTAATCCTAGAAGATTAAGATTTTTAGATGAATTTTTCCATGGAAGAGTTACAACCATGATTGCTGATAGTTTTAACATAAAAATGGTGGTGAGATATGCTGATTTACTTATTGGAGCGGTTTTAATTCCTGGCGCAAAAGCTCCCAAAATTATTAATCGAGATATGCTTAGAAGTATGAAACCAGGAGCAGTATTTATTGATGTTGCAATTGATCAGGGAGGGTGTTCTGAGACCTCGAAACCAACGACCCATTCCAATCCTATTTATGAGGAGGAGGGAATTATACATTACTCTGTTTCTAATATGCCTGGAGCTGTACCTCGCACTGCAACTCGGGCTTTAACATTAAATACTTTACCCTATGTTTTAGAATTAGCTGATAAAGGTTGGAAAAAAGCTATAAAGGAAAATTCAGCATTACGACTAGGAGTTAATTTAGTGAAAGGTAAAATTACCTATAAGGCTGTATCTGAAGCCTTTAATTTGCCTTATACACCACTAGAGGAGCTATTAGAAAATTAA
- the hslO gene encoding Hsp33 family molecular chaperone HslO, producing the protein MDYLVRGIGEKGKIMVYVARTTDLVEKARKIHNATPTAIAALGRALTLVAIMGKMLKGKETISLQILGNGPLGGIFVDADAHGNVRGYVKRPYIDLPPTSDGKLDVSGAVGQKGIISIVRDLGLKEPYRGSTNLVSGSIAKDLAYYFSHSEQQPSAVAAGVYIDKSGKVSSAGGYIVQIFQDTSLKIIEKLENNIASMDPPSKLILDGVTPEEIVEKILKDLDRKIFTPEKISYSCRCSRVKAENVLLALGINEIRELLNKQETTEVRCEFCGNIYQFTSRDLIELINLLENTQ; encoded by the coding sequence ATGGACTATTTGGTAAGAGGTATAGGAGAAAAAGGTAAAATAATGGTATATGTAGCAAGAACTACTGACCTAGTAGAAAAAGCAAGAAAAATACATAACGCTACTCCCACAGCAATAGCAGCCTTAGGTAGAGCATTAACGTTAGTTGCAATTATGGGAAAAATGCTTAAAGGAAAGGAAACTATAAGCCTTCAAATATTAGGTAATGGTCCTTTAGGTGGAATTTTCGTGGATGCAGATGCCCACGGAAACGTCAGAGGATATGTGAAAAGACCATATATAGATCTTCCTCCTACATCCGATGGAAAATTAGATGTGTCAGGAGCTGTAGGGCAAAAGGGAATAATAAGTATTGTAAGAGACTTAGGGTTAAAGGAACCTTATAGAGGCTCAACAAATCTAGTTTCAGGTAGCATCGCCAAAGATTTAGCCTATTATTTTAGTCATTCTGAGCAACAACCTTCTGCAGTAGCTGCGGGAGTATATATAGATAAATCAGGAAAAGTTTCTTCAGCAGGAGGATATATTGTACAAATTTTTCAAGATACTTCTTTAAAAATAATCGAAAAACTTGAAAATAATATAGCTTCCATGGATCCTCCAAGTAAGCTTATATTAGATGGTGTTACTCCTGAGGAAATAGTAGAGAAAATATTGAAAGATTTAGACAGAAAAATATTTACTCCTGAAAAGATCAGTTATTCTTGCAGGTGTAGTAGAGTCAAAGCAGAAAATGTGTTATTAGCTTTAGGTATTAATGAAATAAGAGAATTACTCAACAAGCAGGAAACCACAGAAGTGAGATGTGAATTTTGTGGTAATATATATCAGTTTACTTCTAGAGATTTAATTGAGTTGATTAACTTACTAGAAAACACACAATAG
- a CDS encoding basic amino acid ABC transporter substrate-binding protein, translated as MKKILSLLLIFVIILSLPALSASAVERIKKAGVLKVGSDVAYAPFEFMEGDKPVGFDIDIAQEIANALGVKLEVINTSFDGIIAALKAKKFDIIISAMTITEERKKEISFSKPYFDSGQIIAIRADDNSIKSEKDLKGKIVGVQLGTTGEITARKLKDKVGIKEIRSYETIPEAFMDLELGRIDAVINDMPVSLYYAKNHPKIKCIGKPFTIERYGIAVRKEDTDLLIKINKILDQLKKSGKYDEIYKKWFGTLPLK; from the coding sequence ATGAAAAAAATTTTATCATTATTATTAATTTTTGTTATCATTTTGAGTTTACCTGCTCTTTCTGCTAGTGCTGTGGAAAGAATTAAAAAAGCAGGAGTTCTAAAAGTGGGAAGTGATGTTGCTTATGCACCCTTTGAATTTATGGAAGGCGACAAGCCTGTAGGGTTTGATATTGATATTGCACAAGAGATAGCAAATGCTTTAGGAGTAAAATTAGAGGTAATAAATACTTCTTTTGACGGTATTATTGCTGCTTTAAAGGCAAAGAAATTTGATATTATTATCTCTGCTATGACAATTACTGAGGAGAGAAAAAAAGAAATTAGTTTTTCTAAACCTTATTTTGATTCAGGCCAAATTATTGCAATAAGAGCTGATGATAACTCAATAAAGTCTGAAAAGGATTTAAAAGGAAAAATTGTAGGGGTTCAGTTGGGAACTACTGGAGAAATTACTGCGAGAAAATTAAAGGATAAGGTAGGTATTAAAGAAATTAGAAGCTACGAAACAATTCCTGAGGCTTTTATGGATTTAGAACTAGGAAGAATAGATGCAGTAATAAATGATATGCCTGTTTCTCTCTATTATGCTAAGAACCATCCCAAAATTAAGTGTATTGGAAAGCCCTTTACTATAGAAAGATATGGGATTGCAGTAAGAAAAGAAGATACTGATTTATTGATAAAGATAAATAAAATTCTTGATCAATTGAAAAAAAGTGGAAAATACGATGAAATCTATAAAAAGTGGTTT